The DNA window GCCGGCCCGAGGGGCCGGCCCGCGGAGGCCCGCCAGGCGCAGTAGGCGCTGGTGACTACCCAGACGGTGACGGGCGAACGCGGCATCGAGTCTCCTGCGGTCGGTCGGCCGCCGCGTGCGCGCGGCGGCCGACCGACCGTCACGGCATGTCTACGGCTTCGTCTTCCGTCGTAGAATGTTCACGATCTCGCGGAACTGCGTGGCGTCCTCGAACTGCCGATAGACCGAAGCGAAGCGCACGTAGGCGACCTGGTCAAGGCTGCGCAGGCGCTCCATGATCATGTCGCCGATCTCGGCGGACGCCACCTCGCGGTCAAGCCGGTTGTAGAGCATTCGCTCGATGTCGGAGGCGATCGTCTCCAGTGCGTCCGAGCTCACCGGGCGGCCGGTGCAGGCGAGCTGCATTCCCTTCAGCAGCTTCTTGCGGTCGAAGGGCTCGCGGCGGTTGTTGCGCTTCACGACGAAGACGGTCATCTCCTCGATCTGCTCGAAGGTGGTGTAGCGCCTCCCGCACTCCTTGCACTCCCGGCGTCGCTTGATGGCGTCGCCGTCCGGCGTCTCGCGCGAGTCGAGCACCTTG is part of the Chthonomonadales bacterium genome and encodes:
- the nrdR gene encoding transcriptional repressor NrdR, translated to MKCPFCGSREDKVLDSRETPDGDAIKRRRECKECGRRYTTFEQIEEMTVFVVKRNNRREPFDRKKLLKGMQLACTGRPVSSDALETIASDIERMLYNRLDREVASAEIGDMIMERLRSLDQVAYVRFASVYRQFEDATQFREIVNILRRKTKP